DNA sequence from the Actinomycetota bacterium genome:
GCGGGCCAGCCGCCACTTCGACCAGGTGGTGGTGGCGGTGCTCGAGAACGCCGGCAAGGCCACACCGCTGTTCAGCGTGGACGAGCGAGTGGCCATGCTGAAGGAGGCCGTGGCCGACATGGCGAACGTCGAGGTGGACTCGTTCTCCGGGTTGCTGGTGGACTTCGCCGCCCAGCGGGGGACGGCGATCGTGGTGAAGGGGCTGAGAGCGGTTTCTGATTTCGACTACGAATTCCAGATGGCCCAGATGAACCACCGGCTGGCCGGCGTGGAGACGTTCTTCATGACCACGAACCCCATGTGGTCGTACCTGTCGTCCTCCCTGGTCCGCCAGGTGGCCAGCCTGGGTGGCGACGTCACCGGGCTGGTGCCCGCGGTGGTCGCCGAACGGCTGGGCGAGAAGCTGGGCAAGGAGCGTGGATAGATGGATCTTGCGGCTCGAATCCAGCAGCTCGAGGACATGATCAAGGAAGCGAAGTCCATGCCCCTGTCGTCGTCGGCCCTCCTGAACCGGGAGGAGCTGCTCGAGGTGGTGGCGGAGATGCGCGACTCCCTTCCCGAGGAGATCAAGCAGGCCCGGTGGGTGGTCAAGGACCGGGAGGAGCTCCTGGTCAAGGCGCGCCGGGAGGCCGACGCGCTGCTGGAGAAGGCCCGGGCCGAGCAGGCCAGGCTGCTGTCGCGGGAAGCCGTGGTCCAGGCCTCTCAGGAGGAGGCCGAGCACATCCTGGGCGAGGCCAGGGAGCAGGCCCGGCAGGTGAAGCTGGAGGCCGAGGACTACGTCGACGCCAAGCTGGCGCAGTTCGAGATCACCCTCCAGCGTCTCCACGAGGGGCTGGCCCAGACCCACGAAGCCATGGCGGAGTCCTTCGAGCACACCCGGGGCAGCCTGGACAAGACCGTCGAGCAGGTACAGCGGGGCCGCGAGAAGCTCCAGGGCCTGGCCCATCCGGCGCAGGAGCTGGTCGAGGAGCAGGGGGAGCAGGAGGAGCTCCAGGAGCTGCCCCAGTGAACCCGATCGACGTCCGCGACCTGCTGGGCCATCCCGGCTCCTCCCGCGCCGTGCGGGTGGACGAGCCCGTCCCGGGCCTCGGCATCGAGCTGGCCCGGGTTCCCGACGAGACCCCCGTGCACGGCGAGTTCCTGCTGGAGAGCGTGGTCGAGGGCATCCTGGTGTCGGGGACGGTTGGCGGCCGGATGGCGCTGTCGTGCGCCCGGTGCCTGCGCACGTTCGACGCCGGGTTCGAGTTCCAGGTCCGGGAGCTGTTCTCGGCCGACGCCCCGCCGGGAGGCGACGAGTATCCGCTGCAACCGGAAGGGGCGATCGACGTCGAGCCCATGGTCCGGGACGCGCTGATGCTGGGCCTGCCGTTCTCGCCCCTGTGCCGGCATGACTGCCTGGGGCTGTGCGAGCGATGCGGAGGAGACCGGAACGCGGGGGAGTGCACCTGTGCGCCCCAGCCCGCCGACGCCCGGTGGGCCTGGCTGGACCGGCTGTTCAACTAGAGGCCCGACCGACAGGAAGGAACACACGTGGCAACGCCGAAGAAGAAGACCACGAAGACCAAGCGCGATCAGCGGGCCGCGCACTGGAAGGCGGAGCCCTCGACGTACGCCGAGTGCCCCCAGTGCCACCAGCCCAAGCTGCCGCACCGCGTGTGCCTGAACTGCGGCTACTACGCGGGACGCCAGGCCATCGAGGTCGAGTAAGGGACCGAGATGGCGCGAGGCGGCGGGCGCCGCGGCACGGCCGAGGCGCCCCGGAAGGCACGGGGCGTGTCCCAGGACGGGTCCGCTCAGGGCGCCGGTCCCGGTGAGGTGGAGGCGCTGGAGCGGGCCCTGCGGGTCCGGTTCCGCGACCACGACCTGGCCCGCGCGTCCCTCACCCATCGCTCGTTCGCCTTCGAGCAGGGGCTGGTGGTGACGAACGAGCGCCTGGAGTTCCTGGGCGACGCCGTCCTGGGGCTGGTGGTGACGGACCGGGCGTTCCGGCAGTTCCCGGACCTGTCGGAGGGGGAGCTGGCCAAGCTCCGCGCCGCCGCCGTCAACATGACGTCGCTGGCCGAGGTGTCGCGGGACCTCGGGATCGGCGAGCTGGTGCTGCTGGGCCGGGGCGAGGAGCTCTCCGGGGGCCGGCTGAAGGCCAGCATCCTGGCCGACGCCATGGAAGCCGTCCTGGGGGCGGTGTACCTGGACCTGGGCCTGGGCGCGGCGCGGCGGCTGATCGACCGGCTGTTCTGGCCCCGCATGGAGGCCTACGCCAGGGGCGAGGGGGACCGCGACTACAAGACCGGGCTCCAGGAGCTGGCCTCGCAGGACATCGGCTCGGTGCCGGAGTACCGGGTGGTCTCCCGGGGGCCCGACCACGCCAAGGAGTTCACGGC
Encoded proteins:
- the coaD gene encoding pantetheine-phosphate adenylyltransferase, coding for MARAALCPGTFDPVTNGHLDIIERASRHFDQVVVAVLENAGKATPLFSVDERVAMLKEAVADMANVEVDSFSGLLVDFAAQRGTAIVVKGLRAVSDFDYEFQMAQMNHRLAGVETFFMTTNPMWSYLSSSLVRQVASLGGDVTGLVPAVVAERLGEKLGKERG
- a CDS encoding DUF177 domain-containing protein, producing the protein MNPIDVRDLLGHPGSSRAVRVDEPVPGLGIELARVPDETPVHGEFLLESVVEGILVSGTVGGRMALSCARCLRTFDAGFEFQVRELFSADAPPGGDEYPLQPEGAIDVEPMVRDALMLGLPFSPLCRHDCLGLCERCGGDRNAGECTCAPQPADARWAWLDRLFN
- the rpmF gene encoding 50S ribosomal protein L32 produces the protein MATPKKKTTKTKRDQRAAHWKAEPSTYAECPQCHQPKLPHRVCLNCGYYAGRQAIEVE